Below is a genomic region from Thiovulum sp. ES.
TAAGAAAGCCTTTTTAGAAGATGGTTCTTTTATCCTTGAGTCTTTCGTAGAAATAGCTATATGAACATTATTAGCCCATGAACCTACACTTGAAGCATGTATTAAGAAAGCAGTGTCTGCTGGTAGCTGTAATCCCTCAGGATAGACAGTAGCCCCCTCTAGTTTAGAATGCCTATTCTCATTTTTAGTATAAGCATCAGACACGGATGTTGAGGTTAGAATTCCCTCTTCATCGGAATTATGCTTTATCAAAATAGAAGAATAGACTGCACCATCTCCATGTTCAAATGCCTCTTTCATTGTTCCTTTAGCCTGTAATGTTCCTAATGAGCCTGAGGTGTTAGAGTCGTATTTTACATTAAAGTATTTAGATGTGAAATTTACTGAAGACTCAATGTCCTCTAAGACAATATTATCGATAGTTTCTAGGGCTGTGCCTGTATCGTCATCATATACTGTAATAGCAAGGTCTTTAGTGTTGTCAGTAGGACTATGAACACTAATGTCTAAGTTATTATAGTATCTACCAGCATTTATAGCATGAATTACAAATATTTCACCGTCTTGGAATGTATGCTCAAAGGGATAAAGATGCTTAGTAGCTCTAGCATTCCCCGTAGTAGAGTTTTCATAAACTAACCCTGCAATCTTTGGAGAAGCAGTAGCACGACTGACCCATAATTTATTAGAACCGTAGAGATATTGAAGAGCTGAGAAGTAGGATAAGTCCATACCTACTGTTACTTTTTCGTTAGCTGTGTATTCCCTTAAGAATTGAGTTTCACCTGTTACTAGACCTATTTCTGCACCTTTAGAAGCTGGTAGGACGATACCACCATAGACCCCTCCTTGCATCTGCACTCTAGTAGATAAGTCAATTTCTCGTATTGTTGATTTAGGTGCTCCGCTCATGATTTATTTACCTTATGAACACCTTTTGGAATAGAGATGATTTCTGAAGCTAGAATTCCCTCTGCTTTACCTTTAGCTGGTAATATAATGTCGTCATCGCCTTTTAAATCAATTGTAACTGTATAGCTAATAGTTGAGATTAAGGTTACTCTATCTCCTCTATTAGCTATATTAGAAATTTCTGACATGATTACTCCGTTAAATAATCTATATGTAATTCTACATTTTCTATTAGCTTTATAACCTTGGTGTTATTTAAGTCTAGAATTGGAAACTCTAATTTTACCGTGAAATCTATCTTAGCGACATTACCAAAAGACTCTAATGAGACTATTTTAGAACCACCTGAGACTATTTTAGAGTAATACATATATAAATTTAACTCATTACCTAAGGAATAACCTAGAGAACTCTCGTCTGATAGTTTCACGATAGATAGCTCCTCTATTAAGCAAGCCTCTATTATAGTCTTACGATATATAGTAAAAGATAAAGACATAGAAGCCCACTTAAATTTCACAGGATTTACAGAAGAAAGCCCACTACTCTCTGTCTTATAAACCCACATAGGTTTAATAGAAGTACCAGACGAAGAGACTGTTAAAGCACTTTTAGACCAGCTCAATATGTTCATATAGTTATCTTTATTAAAGATTTTATTAGAACTGGTATCTCTTGTATTCAATAATGTAGATAAAGAAGAATTGTAGTTATACAGTATCTTAAAATCTGCTAAGTCTAACTGGAAAGACTTTTAAGATAAT
It encodes:
- a CDS encoding hypothetical protein (IMG reference gene:2508610072_SP) gives rise to the protein MNILSWSKSALTVSSSGTSIKPMWVYKTESSGLSSVNPVKFKWASMSLSFTIYRKTIIEACLIEELSIVKLSDESSLGYSLGNELNLYMYYSKIVSGGSKIVSLESFGNVAKIDFTVKLEFPILDLNNTKVIKLIENVELHIDYLTE